CCGCGGAGGGTATTCAGGTTAAAACCCACGGATTTTAAGGGGCCTGAGTATGAAGAAAGGATCCCGCAGTGGATGGGGACGATCACAGAAGTGGTCGCCGAGGACATGTGCTTTGGCTGCCGTCTCTGTGAGAACCAGTGTCCTGTGGGGATAATCGAAATAACCAAAAGGGAGGTCTAAGGATGTATCTTGACATTGAAAAATATGCAGACAGCAGGCTCGTAAAACCCGTTGCACGGGAATGCTGTGTTTACTGCGGCGCATGTGTATGCGTGAACCCGAGCCCCGGAGTAGGTTTTGAAAACGGGGA
This portion of the Candidatus Methanoperedens sp. genome encodes:
- a CDS encoding 4Fe-4S binding protein, with product MPRYNVYVNQSQCFACGICEDMCPRRVFRLKPTDFKGPEYEERIPQWMGTITEVVAEDMCFGCRLCENQCPVGIIEITKREV